A genomic stretch from Chitinophaga agri includes:
- a CDS encoding MFS transporter produces the protein MKHTVIPAEIVKSSYADLAAMGLAQILLWGGSYFLLSVLSAPVMQDTGWSHQMVYSALSLALLISGLVLPAIGRIIDRYDHNYVLQYAGVVMAAGLLLLGLAQHFVVYLLAWTIIGIAMAMGLYDALFASLGRKYGTGTGKVIVQVTLIASLAPSISWYLLSLLLEHFHWRTVCFIYAGMLLLTILPLYRSVFHQPAERREQPVVSLQQNVPQQTAPDGSLFYLLLISFTIGAVAATGIIIHLIDILADKKMAMTAVIRTAAFLGPSQAGVRILDLLLPSRSSLHTAVVAAMAILAGMLLLSTIPQVAVCGVIILGMGNGMRSILRGTLPLEIFGRDNYALIIARLGRLPLIAQALTPFITGWLIQQYSVQVFLYVFCALAFINIILCCIIIKQTNKNGIRV, from the coding sequence ATGAAGCATACAGTTATACCTGCGGAAATAGTAAAGTCGTCCTATGCTGATCTTGCCGCCATGGGGCTCGCACAGATCCTTTTATGGGGTGGGTCTTACTTTCTCCTGTCCGTGCTCTCGGCACCCGTCATGCAGGATACGGGATGGTCTCATCAGATGGTGTACAGCGCCTTGTCCCTGGCGCTGCTGATCTCCGGACTGGTACTGCCTGCAATAGGACGTATCATAGACAGATATGATCATAACTACGTCTTACAATATGCCGGTGTGGTGATGGCGGCGGGACTGCTCTTACTGGGCCTTGCACAGCATTTTGTGGTCTACCTCCTGGCCTGGACCATCATCGGCATTGCCATGGCGATGGGGCTATATGATGCACTGTTTGCTTCGCTGGGCAGGAAGTACGGAACCGGTACAGGCAAGGTCATCGTCCAGGTGACACTGATCGCGTCACTCGCACCCTCCATCTCCTGGTACCTTCTATCGTTGTTACTGGAGCACTTTCACTGGCGTACTGTCTGTTTTATCTACGCGGGTATGCTGCTGCTGACAATACTGCCGCTTTATAGATCTGTATTTCATCAGCCAGCAGAACGCCGGGAGCAACCAGTGGTCTCCCTGCAGCAAAATGTGCCTCAGCAAACGGCTCCTGATGGCAGTCTCTTTTATTTACTGCTGATCAGTTTTACCATCGGCGCAGTGGCGGCTACCGGCATTATCATTCATCTTATAGATATTCTGGCGGATAAAAAAATGGCGATGACGGCTGTGATAAGGACAGCCGCCTTTCTGGGGCCCAGTCAGGCGGGTGTCAGGATACTGGATCTGCTGTTACCCTCCAGGTCATCGCTGCATACAGCAGTAGTGGCAGCGATGGCGATACTGGCGGGTATGCTGTTGTTGTCAACAATACCACAGGTGGCGGTATGTGGTGTGATCATACTCGGCATGGGTAATGGGATGCGGTCTATTCTGCGCGGGACTTTACCGCTGGAGATCTTTGGACGGGATAACTATGCGCTCATCATTGCCAGGCTGGGACGTTTGCCCCTGATAGCGCAGGCATTGACGCCATTTATCACGGGCTGGTTAATTCAGCAATACAGCGTACAGGTGTTCCTGTATGTTTTTTGCGCGTTAGCCTTTATCAATATAATATTGTGTTGTATTATCATTAAACAGACTAATAAAAATGGGATACGCGTTTAG
- a CDS encoding RluA family pseudouridine synthase gives MGENSEGKVSYFLDSSIAQIALPERFTFPFYYEPHPLTRLAAAELQHYLETQTDLEHNFGLDASQDGSAIGKMFGVLVIQDQAGKLGYLSAFSGKLAGTNDHPKFVPPVFDMLVEDSFFLKGVEIINTINAQVTALTADEGYQRLHRDIAQATTTSQQEIAAFRQQVKDNKASRKSLRDQLRASLNEQEYAAAEADLVKQSLYDKHLLKTLTDKWEQHLEGLHSKLAQAEADIDALKNERKERSAALQQQLFDQYVFLNKDGKSKSLQEIFRLTPFGKPPSAAGECAMPKLLQYAFANGYKPIATGEFWWGAAPKSEIRQHKHFYPACTGKCKPILEHMLEGIPVDDNPLLAAPESDNTLNILFEDASFVVVNKPSGLRSVPGVNVQDSVYTRLKHLLGDAEPFIVHRLDMDTSGLLVVAKTPEAHRHIQRQFLKRTVSKRYTALLSKVIEDSEGEIDLPLAADLFNRPRQIVCFTTGKKSVTKWKVVARYEAMTKIDFWPLTGRTHQLRMHSAHESGLNAPIVGDDLYGTAAERMYLHAAYIEFIHPVSREKVSFEAPVAF, from the coding sequence TTGGGAGAAAATAGTGAAGGTAAGGTATCTTATTTTTTGGACAGCTCGATAGCGCAGATCGCACTACCCGAGCGGTTTACGTTTCCATTCTATTATGAGCCGCATCCTTTAACACGCCTGGCGGCTGCTGAACTGCAACATTATCTGGAGACACAAACAGACCTGGAGCACAACTTCGGACTGGATGCCAGCCAGGACGGCAGTGCCATCGGGAAAATGTTTGGCGTGCTCGTCATACAGGATCAGGCGGGAAAGCTGGGCTATCTATCCGCCTTCTCCGGTAAACTCGCCGGTACGAATGACCATCCAAAATTTGTGCCGCCGGTATTTGATATGCTGGTGGAAGACAGCTTCTTCCTGAAAGGCGTAGAGATCATCAATACCATCAATGCCCAGGTGACCGCACTTACAGCGGATGAGGGCTATCAGCGCCTCCACCGGGATATAGCACAGGCCACCACTACCTCCCAACAGGAAATAGCGGCGTTCCGGCAACAGGTGAAAGATAATAAAGCCAGCAGGAAGAGCCTGCGGGATCAGCTGAGAGCAAGCCTGAATGAGCAGGAATATGCTGCTGCAGAAGCAGACCTGGTGAAACAGAGCCTGTATGATAAGCATCTGCTGAAAACCCTGACAGACAAATGGGAACAACACCTCGAAGGGCTGCACTCAAAACTGGCACAGGCAGAGGCAGACATTGATGCGCTGAAAAATGAACGTAAAGAAAGATCGGCAGCCCTGCAACAGCAGTTGTTCGATCAATATGTCTTCCTGAACAAAGATGGTAAAAGCAAGAGCCTGCAGGAGATCTTCCGTCTGACACCCTTTGGCAAACCACCCTCCGCTGCAGGCGAATGTGCCATGCCCAAGCTCCTGCAATACGCATTTGCCAACGGCTACAAACCGATCGCTACCGGGGAATTCTGGTGGGGTGCTGCTCCTAAATCGGAGATCAGGCAACATAAACATTTCTATCCGGCCTGTACGGGCAAGTGTAAGCCGATCCTGGAGCACATGCTTGAAGGCATACCGGTGGATGATAATCCGCTGCTGGCAGCACCGGAAAGCGACAATACACTCAATATCCTGTTTGAGGATGCCAGCTTCGTCGTCGTCAATAAACCATCCGGATTACGGTCCGTGCCCGGTGTGAATGTCCAGGACTCTGTATATACGAGGTTAAAGCACCTGTTGGGAGATGCAGAACCGTTTATCGTTCACCGGCTGGACATGGATACTTCCGGTCTGCTGGTAGTGGCGAAAACGCCGGAAGCACATAGGCACATCCAGCGGCAGTTTCTGAAACGTACGGTCAGTAAGCGTTATACAGCGCTCCTGTCTAAAGTGATTGAGGATTCAGAAGGTGAGATCGATCTGCCACTGGCAGCGGATCTGTTCAACCGGCCCAGGCAGATCGTTTGTTTTACGACAGGTAAAAAAAGCGTGACGAAGTGGAAAGTGGTAGCACGGTATGAAGCGATGACGAAGATTGATTTCTGGCCACTGACAGGAAGGACGCATCAGTTGCGGATGCATTCCGCACATGAGTCAGGGCTGAATGCACCAATCGTGGGGGATGATCTGTATGGCACAGCGGCAGAGCGTATGTACCTGCATGCTGCGTATATTGAGTTTATACATCCGGTGAGCAGGGAGAAGGTCAGCTTTGAGGCGCCGGTAGCGTTTTAA
- a CDS encoding methyltransferase domain-containing protein codes for MPWNPEVYNQFKEKRYAPFYDLIGHIHSKPGMRMIDLGCGTGELTKVLADRFPGSQVTGIDSSAEMLAKVPQQENIDFIQRSVEAQLTLPDKWDAIVANASLQWVDDHARLFPDLISKLLPDGQLAVQMPSQKENVLNQLLYKLVHEQPFFEVLKNAIHHPPVLSLDDYTTLLINNGAKDVVVYQKVYPIIAASIDTLYDFISGSALVPYMEQLEAPLQAVFVSVFRDRIAQYYTSSPMVYAFKRIFLIARF; via the coding sequence ATGCCCTGGAATCCCGAAGTATATAACCAGTTTAAAGAGAAGAGATATGCGCCATTTTATGATCTGATCGGTCATATTCATTCGAAGCCAGGTATGCGGATGATCGATCTCGGATGTGGCACAGGAGAGCTGACAAAAGTGCTGGCCGACAGGTTTCCCGGCAGCCAGGTGACCGGTATCGATTCCTCTGCCGAGATGCTGGCAAAAGTGCCGCAGCAGGAGAACATTGACTTTATTCAGCGGTCAGTGGAAGCACAACTGACCTTACCGGATAAGTGGGATGCGATTGTTGCAAATGCTTCCTTACAATGGGTGGACGATCACGCCAGGCTGTTCCCTGATCTGATATCGAAATTACTTCCTGATGGCCAGCTGGCCGTGCAGATGCCATCACAGAAAGAGAATGTACTGAATCAGTTGCTTTACAAACTGGTACACGAGCAACCGTTCTTTGAAGTACTGAAAAACGCCATACACCATCCACCAGTACTATCGCTGGATGACTATACGACACTATTGATTAACAATGGAGCGAAGGATGTAGTGGTATATCAGAAAGTCTATCCGATCATTGCCGCATCTATTGACACTTTATATGATTTCATTTCCGGTTCAGCGCTGGTACCTTATATGGAGCAACTGGAAGCGCCGCTGCAAGCTGTATTCGTGAGCGTGTTCAGGGACAGGATAGCCCAGTATTACACCTCCTCTCCCATGGTATATGCTTTCAAACGCATCTTTTTAATAGCCCGTTTCTAA
- a CDS encoding LysR family transcriptional regulator: MELRQLRYFLKAAELLNFTEAARHLHISQSTLSEQVKQLEEELGMPLFNRIGNRIVLTEAGILFSDYASQSIKKASDGMMLIQDLNDLNTGTIFIGVSYGLRNIFTQALIRFTNQYPNISIRIVYGVSDSLIDMLERFELDLLLIFKDFSLPAHFTSEELFSSPMTLITSARSTLSRRTAVTLREIAQLPLVLATQGYNTKHFVGKMFSSKGLDPEFTIEVNDIPTMLDLVKTGKYHTIHIQPVVSGAGFATIPIKDKNVIRTATIISLKDAYEKSAIRQLRMLLKEVKV; the protein is encoded by the coding sequence ATGGAGCTGAGACAACTGAGATATTTCCTGAAAGCGGCTGAACTGCTGAACTTTACGGAGGCGGCCCGTCATCTGCATATTAGTCAGAGTACATTATCAGAACAGGTGAAGCAACTGGAGGAAGAATTAGGCATGCCGCTGTTCAACCGGATAGGCAACAGGATCGTGCTGACTGAAGCGGGAATACTATTCTCCGATTACGCCTCTCAGAGTATCAAAAAAGCGAGCGATGGTATGATGCTGATCCAGGACCTGAACGATCTCAATACGGGAACGATCTTTATCGGCGTCAGTTACGGTTTGCGGAACATTTTCACACAGGCACTGATCCGGTTCACCAACCAGTATCCCAACATCAGCATACGGATCGTCTATGGCGTGTCGGACAGCCTGATAGACATGCTGGAGCGGTTTGAACTGGACCTTCTGCTTATCTTTAAGGACTTCAGCTTACCGGCTCATTTTACATCGGAGGAACTTTTCAGTTCACCGATGACACTCATCACTTCCGCCAGATCCACCCTGTCCCGCAGAACGGCGGTTACATTACGGGAGATCGCGCAACTGCCACTGGTACTGGCCACACAGGGATATAATACGAAACATTTTGTCGGTAAGATGTTCAGCAGCAAGGGACTGGACCCTGAGTTCACCATCGAGGTCAATGACATTCCGACGATGCTGGACCTGGTGAAAACAGGCAAATACCATACGATACATATCCAGCCTGTTGTATCAGGAGCGGGCTTTGCGACGATACCTATCAAGGATAAGAATGTCATCCGGACAGCGACGATCATCTCTCTGAAGGATGCATATGAAAAGAGCGCAATCAGGCAATTACGTATGCTGCTGAAAGAAGTGAAGGTCTGA
- a CDS encoding DUF2200 domain-containing protein, translating to MNTTDTHNQRIAKMTFASVYPMYVAKVEKKGRTKEELDQVIEWLTGFDRQKLQELIDEKVTFETFFQRATLHPNAHLITGMICGYRIEEIDNTLTRQTRYLDKLVDELSKGRKMDKILRVA from the coding sequence ATGAATACTACTGACACACACAACCAGCGGATCGCAAAAATGACCTTCGCCTCCGTTTACCCGATGTACGTCGCCAAGGTGGAAAAGAAGGGGCGCACAAAGGAAGAATTAGACCAGGTCATTGAGTGGTTAACAGGCTTCGACCGGCAAAAGCTGCAGGAGCTGATTGATGAGAAGGTGACCTTTGAGACCTTCTTCCAGCGTGCTACCCTGCATCCAAATGCGCACCTTATTACCGGTATGATCTGCGGTTACCGCATAGAAGAAATAGACAATACCCTCACCAGGCAAACCCGGTACCTGGATAAGCTGGTGGATGAACTGTCGAAAGGCAGGAAGATGGACAAGATCCTGCGGGTGGCGTAG
- a CDS encoding zinc-dependent metalloprotease: MRSLLLMAVALLCSTVLSAQDYWRPHTDGARIIPDKAVSRLAFPAEFKLFDLNIAPFRAQAFKTVGNAATRTTVISLPNADGQIEQFEITEASNFEPALQARFPEIRSFSGKGITDKYATLKLSVSPQGIQTMVFRTGKENEFIEPYSADHTVYTVFKKRPNSLPWKCSTPEERLATDISRQVPNVAARSTGDAKTLRLAQSVTAEYSNYFGATSASQVGLVLAAVNATLTRCNGVYERDLAIHLNLVSNTTSVFYYVASTDPYSNASSGAGGAWNSELQNTLNSVIGAANYDIGHLFGASGGGGNAGCIGCICVDNSKGSGFTSPADNIPQGDNFDIDYVVHEVGHQLGANHTFSMSNEGTGVNVEPGSGITIMGYAGITSQDMANHSIDIFHAASIAQIQSNLATKSCPVTTSISGNNATPVVSAGGNYTIPVSTPFALTGSATDANPGDVLTYCWEQYDNASSSQTGASSVASPTKATGPNWLTLPATTSPTRYFPKLATILAGGLVSGPLTGGDAGANTEALSSVARTLRFRLTVRDNAPYSSTAPVTIGQTNFAEMTVTVSNASGPFSVTAPNTAVSWAGNSAQTITWNVANTTASPVSTANVKISLSTDGGNTFNTLVASTPNDGSESVIIPNTATTTARIKVEAVGNIFFDISNTNFTIVSGSSCVSPSALSDSAVTATSAVVKWAAVSGAVSYDVDYKATTSATWINAISGTTGTAVGLTGLAAGTTYDYRVRTRCTSDSSSYSVAQFTTTASTTCGAPTGLTSSAITTTAATISWTAVSGAVSYDVDYKPAASATWISVASATTATSAGLSGLTSSTVYDWRVRTRCADGNGAYAAAQFTTATPPTCANTLDTSTNGTIAGAATIPFNTDVTGLISPTGDIDHYKFVITTTGTITITLGTLPADYDLRLLNSAGTQLNISQAGGTSSETISRSVTPGTYYVQVFGYSGANNASSCYTLRVQLGTASRSTDMVTSDVPKVAVFPNPANNFVNVNLTGFKGRSEVSIFDVNGRVVLRRELNPVNAQLDISALPAGVYILRVKNGVKEVSKTKVIKQ, encoded by the coding sequence ATGAGATCACTTCTACTCATGGCAGTAGCATTGTTGTGCAGTACTGTATTGTCTGCTCAGGACTACTGGAGACCCCACACAGACGGCGCCAGGATCATTCCGGATAAAGCCGTATCCCGCCTCGCCTTTCCGGCTGAATTTAAATTATTCGATCTGAACATTGCTCCTTTCAGGGCGCAGGCATTTAAAACTGTTGGTAATGCTGCCACGCGTACTACTGTTATTTCCCTGCCCAACGCCGACGGACAGATCGAACAGTTCGAGATCACAGAGGCATCTAACTTCGAACCCGCCCTGCAGGCACGGTTTCCGGAAATAAGATCCTTTTCTGGTAAGGGGATCACTGATAAATACGCTACCTTAAAACTAAGCGTGTCCCCACAGGGTATTCAGACGATGGTCTTCCGTACGGGTAAGGAAAATGAGTTCATAGAACCTTATTCCGCCGATCATACGGTGTACACGGTGTTCAAAAAAAGACCGAACTCCCTGCCCTGGAAATGTTCTACACCTGAAGAACGGCTGGCCACTGACATCAGCCGCCAGGTACCCAACGTGGCTGCCCGGTCAACCGGCGATGCCAAAACACTGCGACTGGCACAGTCAGTAACGGCTGAATACTCCAATTACTTTGGTGCGACCAGTGCGTCGCAGGTAGGGTTGGTGCTGGCTGCTGTCAATGCAACCCTGACCCGTTGTAACGGTGTCTATGAAAGAGACCTGGCCATCCATCTGAACCTGGTGTCCAATACGACCAGTGTATTCTATTATGTGGCTAGCACAGACCCCTATTCAAATGCCAGTTCCGGTGCTGGTGGCGCCTGGAACAGCGAGTTACAGAATACGCTGAACTCCGTAATAGGTGCGGCTAACTATGACATCGGTCACCTGTTCGGTGCATCCGGTGGTGGCGGTAACGCTGGCTGTATCGGTTGTATCTGTGTCGATAACTCAAAAGGAAGTGGTTTTACTTCTCCTGCGGATAACATCCCGCAGGGCGATAACTTTGATATCGACTATGTGGTGCATGAAGTAGGACACCAGTTGGGCGCTAACCATACATTCTCTATGAGCAATGAAGGTACCGGCGTTAACGTGGAACCTGGTTCCGGTATCACCATCATGGGCTATGCTGGTATCACCAGCCAGGATATGGCCAATCACTCTATTGATATCTTTCATGCGGCCTCCATCGCGCAGATCCAGAGTAACCTCGCTACTAAATCCTGCCCGGTAACGACCAGCATCAGTGGCAATAACGCTACGCCTGTCGTAAGCGCTGGTGGTAACTATACCATCCCTGTCAGCACGCCGTTTGCCCTGACGGGTTCAGCGACGGACGCTAATCCCGGCGATGTCCTGACCTACTGCTGGGAGCAATACGACAACGCTTCTTCCTCCCAGACAGGTGCAAGTAGCGTGGCCAGTCCTACTAAAGCAACAGGTCCTAACTGGCTGACATTGCCTGCTACGACTTCCCCGACGAGATATTTCCCTAAACTGGCCACTATCCTCGCCGGCGGACTGGTATCCGGTCCGCTGACAGGTGGTGACGCGGGTGCCAACACGGAAGCACTGAGCTCGGTGGCAAGAACGTTACGCTTCCGGTTAACGGTCAGGGACAATGCACCCTACAGCTCTACAGCGCCGGTAACGATCGGGCAGACCAACTTCGCAGAGATGACGGTGACTGTCAGCAACGCGTCCGGTCCGTTTTCAGTAACGGCTCCCAATACCGCTGTCTCATGGGCTGGTAACTCCGCTCAGACCATCACCTGGAATGTAGCAAATACCACTGCTTCACCAGTTAGCACGGCTAATGTAAAAATATCGCTCTCTACAGATGGTGGTAATACATTCAACACGCTCGTGGCCAGCACACCGAATGATGGTAGCGAAAGTGTCATTATTCCTAATACAGCAACTACCACCGCCAGAATAAAGGTAGAAGCAGTAGGCAATATCTTCTTTGATATCTCCAATACGAACTTCACTATCGTATCCGGCTCCTCCTGTGTGTCTCCTTCCGCTTTGTCTGATTCCGCTGTCACCGCAACATCTGCTGTGGTGAAATGGGCTGCTGTAAGTGGCGCGGTATCTTATGATGTGGACTATAAGGCAACTACATCTGCTACCTGGATCAACGCCATCTCAGGAACAACGGGTACTGCTGTTGGCTTAACAGGTCTGGCCGCTGGTACGACCTATGACTACAGGGTACGGACGCGTTGTACCAGCGATAGCAGCTCTTACTCTGTTGCCCAGTTCACTACCACCGCCAGCACGACCTGTGGTGCGCCGACTGGTCTGACCAGTTCTGCGATCACCACTACTGCTGCCACCATCAGCTGGACGGCTGTAAGTGGCGCCGTGAGCTATGATGTAGACTATAAACCTGCTGCATCTGCTACCTGGATCAGTGTCGCGTCTGCAACGACTGCTACTTCAGCTGGACTAAGCGGACTGACATCCTCTACTGTATACGACTGGAGGGTGCGGACCCGCTGCGCAGATGGTAATGGTGCCTATGCTGCCGCACAATTCACTACGGCAACTCCGCCAACATGTGCGAACACATTGGATACATCTACCAATGGTACAATAGCAGGTGCTGCCACTATTCCGTTCAATACCGATGTAACAGGTCTTATCAGTCCGACCGGCGACATTGATCATTATAAGTTCGTGATCACCACAACGGGTACCATTACCATTACGTTAGGTACCCTGCCGGCTGACTATGACCTGAGACTCCTCAACAGTGCAGGTACACAGCTGAACATTTCTCAGGCAGGTGGTACCAGCAGTGAAACGATCAGCAGAAGCGTGACGCCTGGTACTTACTATGTACAGGTATTCGGATACAGTGGTGCTAATAATGCAAGCTCCTGCTATACGTTACGCGTGCAGTTAGGTACTGCCAGCCGTAGTACTGATATGGTTACCAGCGATGTGCCGAAAGTAGCGGTATTCCCGAATCCTGCTAACAACTTTGTGAACGTGAACCTGACAGGTTTCAAAGGCAGGTCTGAGGTAAGTATCTTTGATGTGAACGGCCGCGTAGTATTGCGTCGCGAACTAAATCCGGTGAATGCGCAGCTGGATATCTCTGCATTACCTGCAGGTGTCTATATCCTCAGAGTGAAGAACGGAGTGAAAGAAGTGAGTAAGACAAAGGTCATCAAGCAATAA
- a CDS encoding DUF3347 domain-containing protein, producing MRKLLLLLAFAPFATLSAQSKRAIKHNQPLSASYLAIKDALVANDSIATKKAAITMTEALQKFRPAGMPADSQKVFNETKARLLADATSMAGTQNVNKQRKYFSTFSQRFWQLTGIIPMSNATLYYQQCPMTGVTWVSDQEEIKNPYYPKNMLTCGKVIAAHPAAL from the coding sequence ATGAGGAAGTTACTGCTGCTGCTTGCGTTCGCGCCTTTTGCCACACTGTCCGCACAAAGCAAACGTGCTATTAAACACAATCAGCCGTTGTCAGCGTCTTACCTGGCCATCAAAGATGCGCTGGTAGCGAATGATTCCATTGCGACAAAGAAAGCGGCGATCACCATGACCGAGGCACTGCAAAAGTTCAGACCAGCGGGTATGCCGGCTGATTCGCAGAAAGTATTCAATGAGACCAAAGCCAGACTGCTGGCAGATGCGACCAGCATGGCGGGTACACAGAACGTGAACAAACAAAGAAAATATTTCAGCACTTTCTCCCAGCGCTTCTGGCAGCTGACGGGTATTATCCCGATGTCCAATGCGACCCTGTACTATCAGCAATGTCCGATGACAGGTGTTACCTGGGTAAGTGATCAGGAAGAGATCAAAAATCCTTATTATCCTAAGAACATGCTGACCTGCGGTAAAGTGATCGCAGCACATCCAGCTGCGTTATAA
- a CDS encoding GNAT family N-acetyltransferase, which translates to MGYAFRQALMTEQDQVWEILQQAIIRRREDGSQQWQNGYPNPDVVREDIEAGVGFVLTDDGVIVGYAAVLINDEPAYANIEGKWLTNEDFVVVHRIAVSQHHLGKGLSGRMMAFIEDYSVRNQVYSVKVDTNFDNIAMMKIFDRCGYTYCGEVYLKGAPRRAYEKVLSRSDV; encoded by the coding sequence ATGGGATACGCGTTTAGACAAGCACTCATGACAGAACAGGACCAGGTTTGGGAAATCCTGCAACAGGCTATTATACGCAGACGGGAAGATGGCAGTCAGCAATGGCAGAATGGTTACCCTAATCCGGATGTTGTCCGCGAAGACATTGAGGCAGGCGTTGGTTTTGTGCTGACTGATGACGGTGTTATTGTGGGGTATGCGGCAGTATTGATCAATGATGAACCTGCATATGCGAATATTGAGGGCAAATGGCTGACGAATGAAGATTTTGTTGTTGTACACAGGATCGCGGTGTCACAGCATCATCTCGGAAAAGGCTTGTCCGGCAGGATGATGGCATTCATCGAAGACTACAGCGTTCGTAACCAGGTATACAGTGTCAAGGTAGATACGAATTTCGATAATATTGCCATGATGAAGATATTTGACAGGTGTGGCTATACCTATTGCGGGGAAGTATATCTGAAAGGCGCCCCCAGGAGAGCTTATGAAAAAGTACTGTCCCGCTCCGACGTGTAG